Proteins from a single region of Chrysemys picta bellii isolate R12L10 chromosome 9, ASM1138683v2, whole genome shotgun sequence:
- the AP1S3 gene encoding AP-1 complex subunit sigma-3 isoform X2, giving the protein MIRFILLFSRQGKLRLQKWYITLPDKERKKITREIVQIILARSQKMSSFVDWKDLKLVYKRYASLYFCCAIEDQDNELLTLEVVHRYVELLDRYFGNVCELDIIFNFEKAYFILDEFIMGGEIQETSKKSAVKAIEDSDMLQETMEEYMNKPAF; this is encoded by the exons ATACGCTTTATACTGCTGTTCAGCCGACAAGGGAAATTAAGACTGCAGAAGTGGTACATAACGTTACCTGACAAAGAGAGGAAAAAGATCACACGGGAAATTGTTCAGATTATTCTGGCTCGCAGTCAAAAGATGAGCAGTTTTGTCGACTGGAAAGACCTAAAGCTAGTTTACAAAAG gtaTGCTAGTTTATATTTTTGCTGTGCAATAGAAGACCAGGATAATGAGCTGCTGACACTAGAGGTTGTTCATCGTTATGTAGAACTACTGGACAGGTATTTTGGAAAT GTATGTGAGCTGGATATTATCTTTAATTTTGAAAAGGCTTATTTTATTCTTGATGAGTTTATAATGGGTGGAGAAATACAAGAAACATCAAAGAAATCAGCAGTGAAAGCCATAGAAGATTCTGATATGTTACAAGAG acaatGGAGGAATATATGAACAAACCTGCATTTTAA
- the AP1S3 gene encoding AP-1 complex subunit sigma-3 isoform X1 translates to MGAFPLMFESRIEHIRFILLFSRQGKLRLQKWYITLPDKERKKITREIVQIILARSQKMSSFVDWKDLKLVYKRYASLYFCCAIEDQDNELLTLEVVHRYVELLDRYFGNVCELDIIFNFEKAYFILDEFIMGGEIQETSKKSAVKAIEDSDMLQETMEEYMNKPAF, encoded by the exons ATACGCTTTATACTGCTGTTCAGCCGACAAGGGAAATTAAGACTGCAGAAGTGGTACATAACGTTACCTGACAAAGAGAGGAAAAAGATCACACGGGAAATTGTTCAGATTATTCTGGCTCGCAGTCAAAAGATGAGCAGTTTTGTCGACTGGAAAGACCTAAAGCTAGTTTACAAAAG gtaTGCTAGTTTATATTTTTGCTGTGCAATAGAAGACCAGGATAATGAGCTGCTGACACTAGAGGTTGTTCATCGTTATGTAGAACTACTGGACAGGTATTTTGGAAAT GTATGTGAGCTGGATATTATCTTTAATTTTGAAAAGGCTTATTTTATTCTTGATGAGTTTATAATGGGTGGAGAAATACAAGAAACATCAAAGAAATCAGCAGTGAAAGCCATAGAAGATTCTGATATGTTACAAGAG acaatGGAGGAATATATGAACAAACCTGCATTTTAA